From a single Pseudophryne corroboree isolate aPseCor3 chromosome 6, aPseCor3.hap2, whole genome shotgun sequence genomic region:
- the LOC134934795 gene encoding transcription factor HES-7.1-like yields the protein MRNTYLTREDKKLMKPVIEKRRRDRINQSLDHLRTLLLEATRDESLKNPKTEKADILKKTVQFLKLCHNSGPEDAKTTKFEFKGGFQEGMSQATSFLSSTVSICGKKRDYVVEKLCQHMEERGPNEWKKTTSDNSFSVDQRQLIESPPQISRLPEDTLKIYPETQPCQPFIHYPSPSNSSETPSFGQVPQSPAHKTQPNSCRKSVQRTLFPPSASISSLGPSLVWRPWP from the exons atgAGGAACACTTACCTCACCAGAGAAGATAAAAAG CTCATGAAGCCAGTGATAGAGAAGAGGAGACGGGACAGGATAAACCAGAGCCTGGACCATCTGAGGACACTTCTTCTGGAGGCCACTCGTGATGAG TCCTTAAAAAATCCTAAAACTGAAAAAGCTGATATACTGAAAAAGACCGTGCAGTTTTTGAAACTGTGTCATAATTCAG GTCCAGAAGATGCCAAAACTACTAAGTTTGAGTTCAAAGGTGGGTTTCAAGAAGGAATGAGCCAAGCCACCAGCTTCTTAAGCTCCACAGTCAGTATTTGTGGAAAGAAGAGAGACTATGTTGTAGAAAAACTATGTCAACACATGGAGGAGAGGGGTCCCAATGAGTGGAAGAAAACCACATCAGATAACTCCTTCAGTGTTGACCAGAGACAACTCATAGAAAGCCCACCTCAAATCTCACGGCTCCCAGAAGACACCCTGAAAATATACCCTGAAACCCAACCCTGCCAACCATTTATCCATTATCCCTCACCCTCCAATTCATCTGAAACTCCCTCTTTTGGACAGGTCCCACAGTCTCCCGCACACAAGACACAACCCAACAGCTGTAGAAAGTCTGTCCAAAGAACTCTCTTCCCTCCTTCAGCCTCTATCTCCTCCCTTGGCCCGAGCCTTGTCTGGAGACCCTGGCCCTAG